In Allorhodopirellula heiligendammensis, one DNA window encodes the following:
- a CDS encoding ribonuclease D yields MNYETIVSAEQLAEFCERIATEPVIGFDTEFVSEDCYRPELCLIQVAAGEHLAIIDPYPVGDTQPFWDLLVTPGRTVVAHAAREEIRFAYRYTGKPIAGLFDTQLAAGFVGIEYPASLGTLVQKLVGLTLPKGETRTNWRHRPLTSEQLTYALHDVTNLFEMFEKLRGEIDHLDRMSWVVEETQRLQQKVMDAEESENWHRVSGSSGLKPRQLEIVRQLWRWREAIAKSKDRLPRRIMRDDLIVELAKRGSADAAKIRSIRGLERRNYHDQYDDIAAAIQTGLNAHEDDLPRRSRGRSRAASPMLSQFLSTAIACISRQHKIAPAIVGNSDDVKDLLAYELTPRRGAAVPALLQGWRGDIVGKNFRKILAGKLAIRVADLTEDQPLEFFNCETTQ; encoded by the coding sequence GTGAACTACGAAACGATCGTCTCCGCAGAACAACTCGCCGAGTTTTGCGAGCGAATTGCGACGGAGCCGGTAATCGGATTCGATACCGAGTTCGTATCTGAAGACTGTTATCGACCCGAGTTGTGCTTGATTCAAGTTGCTGCTGGGGAGCATCTCGCGATTATCGATCCATATCCCGTCGGCGATACGCAGCCGTTCTGGGATTTGCTAGTGACCCCAGGCCGTACCGTCGTCGCGCATGCGGCACGTGAAGAGATTCGGTTTGCCTATCGTTACACCGGCAAGCCGATTGCGGGCTTGTTCGATACCCAGTTGGCCGCGGGTTTCGTCGGTATCGAATATCCTGCCTCGCTGGGCACGCTCGTCCAGAAGTTGGTCGGGCTGACGCTCCCAAAGGGCGAGACTCGTACGAATTGGAGGCATCGTCCGCTGACCAGCGAGCAGCTCACCTATGCGTTGCACGACGTGACCAATCTGTTTGAAATGTTTGAGAAACTTCGCGGCGAAATCGATCACCTCGATCGGATGTCCTGGGTCGTGGAAGAAACACAGCGACTGCAGCAAAAGGTGATGGACGCGGAAGAGTCAGAGAACTGGCATCGCGTCAGCGGCAGTTCAGGACTGAAGCCCCGCCAGCTTGAGATTGTCCGTCAGCTCTGGCGTTGGCGTGAAGCGATCGCCAAGAGTAAAGATCGTCTGCCACGCCGCATCATGCGCGACGACCTCATCGTCGAACTGGCCAAACGCGGTTCTGCCGACGCGGCCAAAATTCGCAGTATACGCGGGCTCGAACGCCGGAATTACCACGACCAATACGACGATATTGCCGCTGCCATTCAAACGGGACTCAACGCTCACGAAGATGATCTTCCGCGGCGCTCACGCGGTCGATCTCGCGCCGCATCGCCGATGTTAAGTCAATTTCTATCTACCGCAATCGCTTGCATCAGTCGCCAGCATAAAATTGCTCCCGCAATTGTGGGTAACTCCGACGATGTGAAGGATCTGCTCGCCTATGAATTGACCCCGCGGCGCGGTGCGGCGGTACCCGCCCTGCTGCAAGGTTGGCGGGGCGACATTGTGGGTAAAAACTTCCGGAAGATACTCGCCGGAAAATTAGCGATCCGCGTTGCCGATTTAACGGAAGATCAGCCACTCGAATTTTTCAATTGCGAGACGACTCAGTAG
- a CDS encoding PSD1 and planctomycete cytochrome C domain-containing protein yields MNIISFLHKSSASSWRVAALLPILATLVGRDAAADDISFGRDIRPLISEKCFACHGPDEESREAGLRLDRPDGDEGALNYAIEPGSPDDSEVFNRISTEDDDLRMPPSDSHLKPLTQEEQSLIRRWIEQGGHYEEFWAFSPPVMPEVPATQQSEWSDQPIDAFVLSRLEADDMQPAAQANPRTLLRRLTFDLTGLPPTLAEIDAFLAAYEKSPENAWEACVDRLISRPEYGEHMARYWLDLVRFADTNGMHKDFYRNNVAYRDWVIRAFNDDLPYDDFVRYQLAGDLYPDPTDDQLIASAFNRLHLIIDVGTALPEESQFKNVVDRITAVSTAFMGLTVQCAQCHDHKFDPITQKDFYALYAFFDNIDAEPETKARPQNGLQPPFVSLPTPAQRQSLEQLDQQIASVEKQIENAEDEEPAKPLTAELNALRSQREQIAKNVTQAMVMKERSEVRPTFIRNRGLYDALGEQVMRNTPEFLPPLEKSGDVASRMDLAEWFVDSRNPLTARVAVNRFWQQLFGVGLVKTSEDFGNQGGVPSHPELLDYLTVSFVEAGWDVKALVKQIVMSHAYRQASEASPEVFSADPENRLLARGSRYRLDAEMVRDQILATSGLLSDKMYGPAVKPPQPAGLWKAVSMTGEVFHPDAGDAIYRRSVYTFWKRAMPPPQMTILNAPNRDACIARRERTNTPLQALLLLNEPEYLKAAGQLAVRTLQQPAESRLDYLWETVTAQLPDEQEQSVMQALLDDLQTKYRAAPELAANVYRDVVLEPSTQDRTDAAAQAELAAWTMLTSTLYNLDITKTKD; encoded by the coding sequence ATGAACATCATCTCGTTTCTACACAAATCATCCGCCTCGAGTTGGCGCGTCGCCGCCCTCTTGCCGATTTTGGCGACGCTCGTTGGACGCGACGCGGCAGCGGATGACATATCGTTCGGTCGAGACATTCGTCCACTGATTTCTGAGAAATGCTTTGCCTGCCATGGCCCCGACGAGGAATCCCGCGAAGCAGGGCTGCGATTGGATCGTCCAGATGGAGACGAGGGGGCGCTCAACTATGCGATCGAACCGGGATCGCCTGACGACAGTGAGGTTTTCAACCGAATCAGCACAGAAGACGACGATTTGCGGATGCCACCCTCCGATTCGCACCTAAAACCCCTCACCCAAGAAGAGCAGTCTCTGATCCGTCGCTGGATCGAGCAAGGCGGTCACTACGAGGAATTCTGGGCCTTCTCGCCGCCGGTCATGCCAGAGGTCCCCGCGACGCAGCAATCTGAGTGGAGTGACCAGCCCATCGATGCCTTCGTGCTCAGCCGGCTCGAAGCAGATGACATGCAGCCGGCCGCACAAGCAAACCCGCGGACCCTGCTTCGACGCCTCACTTTCGACTTGACCGGTCTACCACCTACGTTGGCGGAAATTGACGCGTTTTTAGCCGCTTATGAGAAATCGCCTGAGAATGCGTGGGAAGCGTGCGTTGATCGATTGATTAGCCGTCCCGAGTACGGTGAACACATGGCAAGATACTGGTTGGACTTGGTCCGATTTGCTGATACCAACGGTATGCACAAAGATTTTTATCGAAATAATGTAGCGTACCGTGACTGGGTGATCCGGGCCTTCAATGATGACCTGCCCTATGATGACTTCGTCCGATACCAGCTGGCGGGTGATCTGTATCCTGATCCGACGGACGACCAATTGATTGCCTCAGCCTTCAATCGATTGCACCTCATCATTGACGTCGGCACGGCTCTCCCCGAAGAGAGCCAATTCAAAAACGTGGTCGACCGCATCACCGCCGTCAGCACTGCGTTCATGGGGCTGACCGTGCAGTGCGCCCAGTGCCACGATCACAAGTTCGATCCGATCACACAGAAAGATTTTTACGCGTTGTATGCGTTTTTCGATAACATCGATGCTGAGCCCGAAACCAAGGCGAGACCCCAAAATGGGCTGCAGCCCCCCTTCGTTTCACTGCCCACTCCAGCGCAAAGACAGAGTCTCGAGCAGCTTGACCAGCAAATTGCCTCAGTAGAAAAGCAGATTGAGAACGCGGAGGATGAAGAGCCAGCGAAACCCCTCACCGCTGAACTGAACGCACTCCGCTCTCAGCGTGAGCAGATCGCCAAGAACGTCACCCAAGCGATGGTGATGAAGGAACGTAGCGAGGTTCGCCCCACGTTTATACGAAATCGCGGACTGTATGACGCATTGGGTGAGCAAGTCATGCGGAACACACCTGAGTTCTTGCCACCGTTAGAAAAGTCTGGAGACGTCGCCAGCCGTATGGACTTGGCTGAATGGTTCGTTGACTCCAGGAACCCGCTGACCGCGCGCGTCGCCGTCAATCGATTTTGGCAACAGTTATTCGGAGTCGGCCTCGTTAAGACCTCGGAAGATTTCGGAAACCAGGGCGGCGTGCCGAGTCATCCGGAGTTACTGGACTACCTCACCGTTTCGTTTGTCGAGGCGGGCTGGGACGTCAAAGCGTTGGTGAAACAGATCGTGATGTCGCACGCGTATCGTCAAGCGTCCGAGGCGTCACCCGAGGTATTCTCAGCCGACCCTGAGAATCGACTGCTGGCTCGCGGATCCCGTTATCGCCTCGATGCGGAGATGGTCCGAGATCAAATCTTGGCCACCAGCGGCCTGCTGAGCGACAAGATGTATGGTCCAGCGGTCAAACCTCCTCAACCTGCCGGGCTATGGAAAGCGGTATCAATGACCGGCGAAGTTTTCCATCCTGACGCAGGCGATGCCATTTACCGCCGCAGTGTCTACACATTCTGGAAACGGGCGATGCCACCGCCCCAGATGACGATCCTCAACGCTCCCAATCGTGATGCCTGCATCGCCCGGCGGGAGCGAACGAACACGCCGCTGCAAGCCTTGCTGTTGCTCAATGAACCCGAATATCTCAAGGCGGCCGGACAACTGGCGGTAAGAACACTCCAACAGCCAGCGGAATCTAGGTTGGATTACCTCTGGGAGACTGTTACCGCACAACTACCTGACGAACAGGAGCAGTCGGTCATGCAGGCGTTGCTCGACGACTTGCAGACCAAGTATCGCGCCGCACCCGAGCTGGCAGCGAATGTTTATCGTGACGTGGTGCTGGAACCGTCAACGCAAGATCGTACGGACGCCGCTGCGCAGGCAGAACTGGCAGCTTGGACGATGCTTACCAGCACCCTCTACAACCTCGACATTACCAAGACCAAGGATTGA
- a CDS encoding sugar phosphate isomerase/epimerase family protein: MHTLPRRHFLQTLAATAAVTGLSAKSALAHDGEHEHAPFKISLAEWSLHKALRSSESGISNLDFPRIAKEEFGIDGVEYVNQFFKDKARDQKYLTDLKSRCDDHGVTSVLIMVDGEGQIGDPDQAKRKKSVENHHQWVDAAKFLGCHSIRVNAASGGSYSEQLDYAADGLRQLSEYAAQQDINVLVENHGGLSSNAAWLAVVMERVGMDNCGTLPDFGNFHIRRGKDPESFDRYLGVQALMPYAKAVSAKTYDFNEAGDETSIDYFKIMKIVTDFGYHGYVGIEYEGGRLDEYAGIRATKALLERVRKELA; the protein is encoded by the coding sequence ATGCACACACTGCCACGCCGTCATTTTTTGCAAACACTTGCCGCAACCGCTGCGGTGACCGGACTGTCCGCCAAGTCAGCGTTGGCGCACGACGGTGAACATGAGCACGCACCGTTCAAGATTTCGCTGGCCGAATGGTCATTGCACAAGGCTCTGCGGAGTTCGGAGTCAGGAATATCCAACCTGGACTTTCCACGAATCGCGAAAGAAGAATTTGGCATTGATGGCGTGGAGTACGTCAATCAGTTTTTCAAGGATAAGGCGCGTGATCAGAAGTATTTGACGGACCTGAAGAGTCGGTGCGATGACCACGGCGTGACCAGCGTGCTGATTATGGTTGACGGCGAAGGCCAGATAGGCGATCCCGATCAGGCAAAACGTAAGAAGTCAGTTGAGAATCATCATCAATGGGTGGACGCGGCCAAGTTTCTGGGATGTCATTCCATCCGTGTCAACGCAGCGAGTGGTGGTAGCTACTCCGAACAGCTTGACTACGCGGCTGATGGATTGCGTCAGCTAAGTGAGTATGCGGCCCAGCAGGACATCAATGTACTCGTAGAAAATCATGGCGGTCTGAGCAGCAACGCGGCTTGGTTGGCAGTCGTTATGGAGCGAGTCGGCATGGACAACTGCGGCACTTTGCCAGACTTTGGGAATTTCCACATCCGGCGTGGAAAGGATCCAGAATCGTTTGATCGCTACTTGGGCGTGCAAGCATTGATGCCTTACGCGAAGGCAGTCAGTGCCAAAACGTACGACTTCAACGAGGCTGGTGATGAAACGTCAATCGACTACTTCAAGATCATGAAAATCGTGACGGACTTTGGCTATCACGGTTACGTTGGGATCGAGTACGAAGGTGGCCGGCTTGACGAGTACGCCGGGATTCGGGCGACCAAGGCATTGCTCGAACGTGTTCGCAAAGAGCTAGCATGA
- the truA gene encoding tRNA pseudouridine(38-40) synthase TruA — translation MSRTFHLTIAYDGTEYSGWQVQPGQRTIQGELEQAAATLLGKSAADNAHTSDEISDPSGIGTGDRESPRDPSSYSLRILGSGRTDAGVHAWGQVARCVLPGWRADTTAVLRGLNSRLPPDITVLAVRETLPSFHPIANAIGKRYRYQVQFGGQRDPFAIRTHLRVHTAIDTDLLQAAAERVIGEHDFAAFQATGAPRASTIRTITHSAWVADPRHVGGDRLGGVANLGQRWYYEVEGNGFLYNMVRNLVGTMLEVGRGRQPLRWIDDVLESRDRKRAGATAPANGLTLVQVHYPEEIFLAT, via the coding sequence ATGTCTCGCACGTTTCATTTAACAATCGCTTACGATGGAACGGAATATTCCGGGTGGCAGGTACAACCCGGGCAGCGCACGATTCAGGGGGAACTGGAACAGGCCGCTGCGACACTCTTGGGTAAGTCCGCAGCGGATAACGCCCACACGAGCGACGAAATTTCCGATCCGTCGGGGATCGGAACAGGCGACCGTGAATCCCCCCGGGATCCCTCATCATATTCCCTGCGGATTCTCGGCAGCGGTCGGACCGATGCTGGGGTGCATGCATGGGGGCAGGTTGCCCGCTGCGTGCTGCCGGGATGGCGGGCTGATACGACAGCGGTACTGCGGGGGTTGAACTCACGCCTGCCCCCCGACATTACCGTTTTAGCGGTCCGTGAAACCCTTCCGTCCTTTCACCCCATCGCCAACGCAATCGGCAAGCGATATCGCTACCAGGTACAATTTGGGGGCCAGCGTGATCCTTTCGCGATCCGAACTCACCTCCGGGTGCACACGGCAATCGATACCGATCTGTTGCAGGCGGCGGCAGAACGTGTGATCGGCGAGCACGATTTCGCAGCATTTCAGGCGACGGGTGCGCCTCGGGCCAGCACGATACGAACGATTACGCACAGCGCGTGGGTGGCGGACCCACGCCACGTCGGTGGCGACCGCTTGGGCGGGGTCGCCAATCTCGGCCAACGTTGGTACTACGAAGTCGAAGGCAATGGGTTTCTTTACAATATGGTGCGCAACCTCGTCGGCACCATGTTGGAGGTTGGTCGCGGTCGCCAGCCGCTGCGGTGGATCGATGACGTCCTGGAGTCGAGAGACCGTAAACGTGCTGGGGCCACAGCCCCCGCCAATGGTTTGACGCTCGTCCAGGTGCATTACCCGGAAGAGATTTTTCTTGCGACGTAA
- a CDS encoding DUF3311 domain-containing protein, whose product MSATSPPPAPAPPLASNAAHASRPGPWIIAGLVVLLLILHQDNWFWTDGRLVFGFIPIGLFWHACLSIAASFTWFLTTKIAWPIEPEFEAAVDANTGDEDVSGEVVQ is encoded by the coding sequence ATGTCTGCCACATCACCGCCGCCTGCGCCGGCTCCACCGCTCGCTTCCAATGCGGCACACGCGTCTCGGCCCGGTCCATGGATCATCGCTGGACTTGTCGTGCTGTTGCTGATCTTGCATCAGGACAATTGGTTTTGGACCGACGGCCGCCTCGTATTCGGTTTTATCCCCATCGGTTTATTCTGGCACGCCTGTCTCTCGATCGCCGCCTCGTTTACGTGGTTTCTGACGACCAAAATCGCATGGCCGATCGAGCCTGAATTTGAGGCTGCCGTTGACGCCAACACTGGCGATGAAGATGTATCGGGGGAGGTGGTTCAATGA
- a CDS encoding sodium:solute symporter family protein, translated as MMSINSIGTLIAQAPGPAADGGWLTHPGLPQFVIILIYLSLLLLLGVFSSRLFSGTKEDYQVASHSIGPFLLLMSIFGTTMTAFALVGSSSEAFKEGIGVYGMLASSSGIIHSMCFFLIGVKVWKVARVRGYTTQIEFFRDRLDSDFIGLLLFPILVGLVIPYLLVGVIGGGTVVQTLTAGLSPDWFPALLPDGSPNRGLHGGIPPWLGALLICGVVLVYVFMGGMRGTTWANTFQTMVFMILGVVTFVVIANRLGGQVSFLDNLKVLGESIPVNRATRVDMSKSLFFTYLLIPLSVGMFPHLFQHWMTAKSAASFKIPVICHPLFIMIVWVPCVLVGVWATGEFAPKLPLIPGTDKVNANAVLPFLVKTQTGPILGGFLAAGILAAIMSSLDSQFLCIGTIFSNDIYTHYRGAENVSDKQQVFTTRMFIIAIVAVTYFLSLDNPTSVFALGVWCFSGFSALFPIVFLALYWRGLSAAGAISGVFAAIVSWSILFYHGINAPEGLREFNLQLHLGGEVYLIMPVVVMFFSCLITTVVVSLVTPKPKPETLAKFF; from the coding sequence ATGATGTCCATAAATTCAATTGGTACGTTGATCGCCCAGGCACCTGGCCCCGCTGCCGATGGCGGTTGGCTGACGCATCCTGGGTTACCGCAGTTCGTCATCATCCTGATTTACCTATCGCTGCTACTGCTCCTCGGCGTGTTTTCGAGTCGCTTGTTCAGCGGAACCAAAGAGGACTATCAGGTCGCCAGTCATTCGATCGGACCGTTCCTGCTGTTGATGAGTATTTTCGGCACGACGATGACCGCATTCGCGCTCGTTGGCAGCAGCAGTGAAGCGTTCAAGGAAGGCATTGGTGTGTACGGGATGCTCGCCAGCAGCAGCGGGATCATTCACTCAATGTGCTTTTTCCTCATTGGTGTGAAGGTCTGGAAGGTCGCCCGGGTGAGAGGATATACCACACAGATAGAGTTTTTCCGCGATCGCCTCGATAGTGACTTCATCGGCCTGCTTCTGTTTCCGATCTTAGTCGGGCTGGTTATTCCCTATCTACTTGTGGGCGTGATTGGCGGCGGCACGGTCGTACAGACACTGACGGCGGGACTGTCACCGGATTGGTTTCCAGCATTGCTCCCTGACGGATCTCCCAACCGTGGGCTGCACGGAGGTATTCCACCGTGGCTCGGGGCATTGTTGATATGCGGCGTCGTGTTGGTGTATGTATTCATGGGTGGGATGCGTGGGACAACCTGGGCGAACACGTTTCAAACGATGGTGTTCATGATTCTTGGTGTCGTCACGTTTGTCGTGATTGCCAATCGTCTCGGCGGGCAGGTTAGCTTCCTCGACAACCTGAAGGTGCTCGGCGAATCGATTCCGGTCAACCGTGCGACGCGAGTCGATATGAGTAAGAGTTTGTTCTTCACGTATCTGTTAATCCCCTTATCGGTCGGCATGTTCCCGCATCTATTCCAACACTGGATGACTGCGAAGAGTGCGGCATCGTTCAAGATTCCGGTGATCTGCCATCCGCTCTTCATCATGATCGTATGGGTGCCGTGCGTGCTCGTCGGTGTGTGGGCGACAGGTGAGTTCGCCCCGAAACTGCCGCTGATTCCCGGTACCGACAAGGTCAATGCGAATGCGGTATTGCCGTTTTTGGTGAAGACACAGACTGGCCCCATTCTTGGTGGTTTTCTCGCAGCTGGGATTTTGGCTGCGATTATGTCGAGTTTGGACAGTCAGTTTTTGTGCATTGGCACGATCTTCAGCAATGACATTTACACGCACTATCGTGGAGCGGAAAACGTCAGTGATAAGCAACAGGTATTTACAACGCGGATGTTCATTATCGCCATCGTGGCGGTGACCTATTTTCTGAGTCTCGACAATCCGACGAGTGTGTTCGCTCTTGGGGTGTGGTGCTTCAGCGGCTTTAGCGCTTTGTTCCCGATCGTGTTCCTGGCGCTCTATTGGCGGGGGCTCAGCGCGGCAGGGGCGATCAGCGGTGTGTTCGCGGCGATCGTGAGTTGGAGCATCTTGTTCTATCACGGCATCAATGCTCCCGAGGGACTGCGTGAGTTCAACCTCCAACTGCATCTGGGCGGTGAAGTGTATTTGATCATGCCGGTGGTTGTGATGTTCTTCAGCTGCCTGATCACGACGGTAGTCGTGTCATTGGTGACACCGAAGCCCAAGCCTGAAACACTGGCGAAGTTTTTCTAG
- a CDS encoding flavoprotein — MNLTHSDKSPKKILLGIAGGIAAYKAADLCSKLAQAGYHVQVVMTQGASEFIGEATLAALSGRPVVIHGFDTRFPLGPHIELARDLDAFVVAPATAATLARLAHGLADDLLSTLYLQNTSPVLLAPAMSDPMWNQASVQRNVEILRGDGCHIVGPEKGWLSCRVQGTGRMSEPAKIITEINALVL; from the coding sequence ATGAACTTGACGCACTCCGACAAGTCGCCCAAAAAGATTCTGCTCGGGATCGCAGGTGGGATCGCAGCGTACAAGGCTGCTGACCTATGCAGCAAGCTTGCCCAAGCCGGATATCACGTGCAGGTCGTCATGACCCAGGGCGCGTCGGAATTCATCGGCGAGGCGACGCTGGCCGCTCTGTCGGGGCGGCCAGTGGTGATCCATGGGTTCGATACGAGATTCCCTCTCGGCCCACATATCGAATTAGCTCGCGATTTGGATGCCTTCGTAGTCGCTCCGGCGACGGCGGCGACTCTGGCTCGCCTAGCGCATGGACTGGCCGATGATCTACTCAGTACACTTTATCTGCAGAATACCTCCCCAGTTCTGCTTGCACCGGCGATGAGTGACCCGATGTGGAATCAGGCGAGTGTGCAGAGGAATGTCGAAATTTTGCGTGGTGACGGTTGTCACATCGTCGGTCCGGAAAAAGGTTGGCTGAGTTGTCGTGTCCAGGGTACCGGTCGGATGAGTGAACCGGCTAAGATCATCACAGAAATCAACGCACTCGTTTTGTAA
- a CDS encoding SLC13 family permease translates to MMLPADWQMWLTLAVAAGLLLSLAMRVAATDLLALAGLAILVLAQDLSGTAKLPTPADAVSGFGNKGLVTIALLFAIVSGLELTGGTEYATGWLLGGVKGLRSALLRILVPVAALSGFLNNTPVVAALLPVVHDVSKRIGASPSRLLLPLSYTAILGGMCTLMGTSTNLIVRDLFMEKQVGGETLGFFAPALAGVPATILGLIYIIYASPWLLPERKPPVSISDDPQKYTVEMQVVPLGPLVGKTIQQAGLRALPGLYVAEIQRADGRIEAAKPEQRIYGDDILILVGALESVVDLRKIRGLTTPDGQARKLEVPAWQRTLIEAVVSTQCSLIGKTIRQGKFRSNYNAAVVAVARGGRRLMGKLGDVRIEPGDVLLLEASPSFVHRQRSSRDFYLVSRVERGEVRRHEKAVLAITITAAMVIVAALGWMEILTAAMLAAIAMIAFRCCTSGEARRSVDWSVLIIIGAAIGIGEAMRLSGAAEMIANGLLQLAGGSPLKMLAAVYLATVICTELITNSAAAVIMFQIAWSAATGLQMDPTPLVLCVMIAASASFLTPFGYQTNTMVYSVGGYELRDYLAFGFPLSLIVFATTMVTLAWWYSLGWTL, encoded by the coding sequence ATGATGCTCCCGGCCGATTGGCAGATGTGGTTGACCCTGGCGGTCGCGGCCGGTTTGTTATTGAGTCTCGCCATGCGTGTGGCTGCGACGGATCTGCTCGCTCTGGCTGGGCTGGCAATTCTTGTCCTCGCGCAAGACCTCTCCGGCACCGCTAAACTGCCAACACCAGCTGACGCGGTTTCTGGCTTTGGCAACAAGGGGCTCGTCACCATTGCGCTGTTGTTCGCAATCGTCTCAGGGCTGGAACTGACCGGTGGGACCGAATACGCCACGGGATGGTTGTTGGGTGGTGTTAAAGGCCTGCGCAGCGCGCTGCTTCGGATCCTCGTGCCCGTCGCAGCATTGTCAGGTTTTCTCAACAACACCCCGGTCGTGGCAGCGTTGCTGCCAGTCGTCCACGATGTCAGCAAACGGATTGGTGCCAGCCCGAGTCGGCTACTGTTGCCACTTTCCTACACTGCAATCTTGGGGGGAATGTGCACGTTGATGGGCACGAGTACCAACCTTATTGTGCGTGATTTGTTCATGGAGAAACAGGTCGGCGGCGAGACGCTGGGCTTCTTCGCACCTGCACTCGCTGGTGTGCCGGCCACCATCCTCGGTTTGATCTACATCATCTATGCCTCGCCCTGGTTACTGCCTGAACGCAAACCGCCGGTCAGCATCAGTGATGATCCGCAGAAGTACACCGTCGAGATGCAGGTTGTGCCGCTCGGCCCCCTCGTTGGAAAGACCATCCAACAAGCTGGCCTGCGCGCTCTGCCAGGTTTGTATGTTGCCGAGATCCAGCGCGCCGACGGCCGCATCGAGGCGGCCAAGCCCGAGCAGAGAATCTACGGGGATGATATTCTTATTCTCGTCGGCGCGCTTGAAAGCGTCGTCGACCTACGCAAGATTCGTGGCCTGACGACGCCCGACGGCCAAGCCCGCAAACTCGAAGTTCCCGCCTGGCAACGGACTTTGATCGAGGCCGTTGTCAGCACCCAGTGCTCTCTGATTGGTAAAACGATTCGCCAAGGGAAATTCCGATCCAACTACAACGCTGCCGTTGTCGCAGTCGCGCGCGGTGGACGGCGGCTGATGGGAAAATTGGGTGATGTGAGAATCGAGCCTGGTGACGTACTGCTACTCGAGGCGTCCCCCTCGTTCGTACACCGGCAACGTAGTTCCAGAGACTTTTACTTGGTGAGTCGCGTGGAGCGTGGCGAGGTCCGCCGTCACGAGAAGGCGGTCTTGGCCATCACGATTACGGCGGCCATGGTGATCGTCGCAGCCCTGGGCTGGATGGAAATCCTGACAGCCGCCATGCTTGCCGCCATCGCCATGATCGCTTTCCGTTGCTGCACCTCCGGCGAAGCCCGGCGCAGTGTGGACTGGTCGGTGCTGATCATTATCGGTGCTGCAATCGGGATCGGGGAAGCGATGCGACTGAGCGGTGCGGCGGAAATGATTGCCAATGGACTCCTGCAACTCGCTGGTGGCAGCCCTCTCAAAATGCTTGCTGCGGTTTACCTGGCGACCGTCATCTGCACCGAATTGATTACCAACAGCGCTGCCGCTGTCATCATGTTTCAAATCGCATGGTCCGCCGCCACCGGACTGCAAATGGACCCAACACCACTGGTACTATGCGTGATGATCGCCGCGTCGGCGAGTTTCCTGACGCCTTTCGGATACCAAACCAACACGATGGTGTACAGTGTTGGTGGCTACGAGCTACGCGACTACCTCGCATTCGGATTCCCGCTCAGCTTGATCGTATTTGCCACCACAATGGTGACTCTCGCGTGGTGGTACAGCCTCGGCTGGACGCTCTGA